GTGGTCGAGTGGCCGCGGCTGCTCTCGGGATTGCAGGCCCTGTATCCCCAGGCGACCTTCTCACCGCCGCCGGGCAAGCCGGGCTGGTTCGACGCGGCGCAGGTGGAACAGGTGCTCATCAACCTGCTGAAGAACGCCCAGGAGTCCGGAGGGCCACCCGAGTCCGTGGCCCTGGAGGTCGACGAGGCCGAGGGAGGCTTCCGGCTGCGCGTGCACGACCGGGGGCGGGGACTGGCACCCGAGGTCCTGCAGAGCGCCCTGCTGCCCTTCTACACGACGAAGGAGAAGGGCACGGGGCTGGGGCTGGCGCTGAGCCGGGAGATCATCGACGCGCACCGGGGGCGGCTGCGCATCGAGAACCGCGAGGGCGGAGGAGCCACCGTCACCGTATGGCTGCCCGGGCGCGACATGACGATCGCTGGCCGCACGTCCCTGGCTCGGCTGACGATGACGCGGGTGTGAGGCATGGAGGCCCAGCGCCAATCCCGCCATCTCAGACTTCGGTGAAGCGAATCCCTCCAACCCGAGGGTCTTCCAGTGCCTCTTTGAGACGCTCGGAGACGAGAAGGACGGAACTCCACCCCTTGGGCCGGAAGATGTCCGCATCGCCAGCCTTGCTCGGGTCGATACGTAGGCCCCTGACAAGGCGGTAGTCGCCTACCCTGTCGGGTGCTCCATCTTCGGGCTTCCAGTATTCCACGCGCTCACATCGAGCATCGTCAATGCAGGGGATGACACGGAGGACGTTTGCAATGAAGAAAGGGGCTGTCTGTCCCACCACATCGACCGGGATGAACTGTATCTGTTGTTGAAGACCGAGGCCTTCGAAGAGGGGAACGAGCCGACCGTGAATGATGGGGATGCTGAGCGTCGTGAAGCTGAAGTCGAGCGCACGTCCAGGAGCAGCCAGGGAAATTCGAGGCGTCCCCGCCAACGCGATGGGATGTCCGCTGAAGAACTGCCAGGGGTCGAGCTCCTCGCCATACTCGTCGGTGGGATCCGCCAGGACCCACTGATCTCGGATGCGTGAGTCGAGGAACAACTCATGATATCGAATGGGTTCACCCATTTCAGTCCCTGGATTTCGCAATCAGGTCGTGGAGCCGTGTGCCAGGAGTGCAGACCTCATCTGCAATCCTCTTGAGCTCCTCCAACAGTCTGGACCTGCATTGCTGTCGATGGTGACACACGCCGGAGCGAGCAACAGGCACAGAGCTACGGCCAAGTACGGGGCCAGCGGGCCCATCCTTGTCTCTCGCATGGTGTGCCAGAAGGTATCAGAGGGTTGGAATCGCGACTCGCATCCTGTGACACTGGAGCTCGACAAGGTGGCGAGGAGCTGGTCTACAACGCATGCGCCATGAACCGCAGCCTCCTCCTGTCCGCCTGTGCCCTCACCACGTGCCTCGCCTGCACTGACTCGCGCCGCGCCCCGACACAACCGACGGAAATGCCCCAACTGGTCGACGCCGGCACCACGCCCCCTCGCGAGCACCGGGACTCACCCACCGCCGAGGCGCTGACGGATGCCGGCTCCACGGATGCGGGGATACACACGGACGGCGGCACCGCCTGCTCGGCCCAGGGGCTGAGCCCCACACCCGCCCCCGCGCAGCCGCCTCTGCCTCCAGCCGTGGACTCCATGCGCCGCCGCATCGTCGCCGCGGCGGTGGCGTGTGACTACGCGGCGCTCGGCGCGCTCGCGGACGAGCAGGGCAAGGGCCTCCGCTTCTCCTTCGGCCCCGACAAGGACGTGGCCCGCTTCTGGCGCCGGCTGGAGCAGGAGCACGGCGCTCCGGTGCTGGCCCGGTTGGTGAAGATCCTGAGCCTGCCCTACACGAAGCAGGACGAACTCTACGTCTGGCCCTCGGCGTTCCGCGAGAAAGCCACCGCCGAGGACTTCGCGGCCCTGAAGGGACTCTACCCGGACGAGCAGCTCCAGGCGATGCGGCACGAGGGGAGCTATCTCGGCCTGCGCGCCGCCATCACCGGCACCGGAGACTGGCAGCTCGCCGTCAGCGGAGATTGAGGACCACGCCCCAGAGGCCCGAGGGCATGCGCGGAGCGCACCACCTACAATCCGTGCCCGCGGTGCGGTACGGCGCGACGGCCAACAGCGGAGGGGCCGGCGCGTCAGGCGAAGGCGAGCGGATACAGCACCACCTGGGCGTAGTTGATACTGCCCTCGTGGGTGAAGAAGTGCTGGGCGGACTGGCGCAGCCTCTGGATCATCGTCTCGAACTCGGCCTGACTCACGGCTCGCAGGGACATGTACAGGCGCGCCGCCGCCCTCAAGTACGAGAAGAGTGGGTGGTCATCATGCCCGTCCGGCCACCGGCACAATTGGCGGTAGAGCCGATCGAACTCGGAGTCCAGCTCGGGCCTGCCCATCGCCGCGCAGTAGACGGCGGCCGTCGTCTCCAGCAGCAGGAAGAAGGGCCTGTACTGCCACGGCGGCTCCCGTGTCATGTCCGGCGGTACCGCCGTTCCCGTCCACAACCGTGAGATGGGTTTGAGCCGCACCGTCACGATCCTGCCCGAGTAGTCCGCCACCGGGGCTTCCTCTCCTTCCAGTGGAATCACGCGGTCCTGCTCCCGAGAGTGGTGCCTGATGGGGATCTGCAACACCTCGGGCCGGCGCACATCCAGGCCGCCCCGCTTCAACTGCTCCACCACATCCCAATCCATGCCTCCTCCTTGAACGTCATCTCGTGAGTCAAGTGGAAGATGCGACTTTTCTGGTCAGGTGTCGAGTGTTTCGGCCCTTCTTCCGTTTTGAAGGGAGCTTCGGATTTCACTTGACCTCGAAGGTTCGGTGGTCAGTAGGTTCTTCCGGCATGCGACCCACCCCCTGCGGTCTCGTCCCCCTCCTGCTGGCCCTGACTGGAAGCCCCGAGGAGCCACCGTCTTTTCAGGTCATCTCCCCGGAAACGCCCGCGCGGCCGGAGATGATTCCAGAAGTCACTCCCGCTCCGGAAGGACGGGAACGTGCGGTACGCGCGCCGGAGACTCCCGAGGCGACTGGCTCCACCGGGCCGGAGGACGATGCGCGGCAGGTGCGGGTACTTCCGGAGGCGCCAGCTCGGCCGCTCACGGAGCGGGCCGGAGACTACGAGACCGGCCTCTTCGCCCGGCTGGTGCTTTCGGGACGGTTGGGCTGGAGCGGTGTCACCCTCTCAAGGCCGATGGACGCCAAAGGAATGACCGAGGGTGGCGAGCTCATCGCATGGGACCAGCTCATCCACCGTGCGGAAACCCTCGCCGTGGTCTCGGCGGCGCTGAAGCTGTCCGCGGCGTCCACGCGGCCCTGGGTACCAACCGAGGCGTGGCTGCTGGACACGAAGGGCGAGAGAGTGGGCCGTTTCCCGGTGTGGATGGGCGTTCCGATGCTCTACCCGGGCGGCAGATGCATCGTGGTCGTTGAGGTGGAGCTCGTCCCGGGTGCATCGCCGAGGACGCTCCGGCTCGAGCTGCGGGAGAAGGACGGCGGGCGCGTCGTTGCCATCGGGGAGATGGAGCTGTGAACGAGAGTGTGACGGGCATGAACGGGCACGTGTGGAACGTGGCGGAGCTCGAATCCGGCACCGTGGTGGCCGGTTGGCGCGTACTGGAGCGACTGGGCGTGGGCGGCTATGGGGCCGTCTACCTCGTGGAGTCCGTGGAGCAGCCGGGAGCCCTCGGCGCACTCAAGGTGTTCTTCCACCCCCAGGACATTCGCGCCGGACGCGAGCAGTCCCTGCTGGTGGACAAGGCGATGCACCCCAACGTGGTGCGCTGCCTTGGTACGGGCCGCTGGCCCCACCCCATTCAGGGGCGTCCCTTCCTCGTATTGGAGTACGTGCCCGGCCCGCCACTGCATCTGTGGGTGGAAGAGAACAACCCCGAGTTCTCACGACTGGCCTACCTGGGCGCCGAAGTGGCCCTGGCGCTGAGCCACCTGCACGCGCGGGGCGTGCTGCACCGCGACCTCAAGCCCGAGCACGTGCTGGTGAGGGAGACGGACAGGAAGCCGGTGCTGGTGGACTTCGGCGTGGGTGACTACACGGGGGCGAACACGCTCACCGAGACGCCCCTCCCCCCGGGCACCGCGCACCTGCGCAGCCCCGAGGCCGCGTGCTTCTGGCTGGCCCATGGCGACAAGCCCCGGGCGCGCTACGACTATCGTCCCTCGGACGAGCTGTACGCGC
This is a stretch of genomic DNA from Archangium violaceum. It encodes these proteins:
- a CDS encoding imm11 family protein, whose translation is MGEPIRYHELFLDSRIRDQWVLADPTDEYGEELDPWQFFSGHPIALAGTPRISLAAPGRALDFSFTTLSIPIIHGRLVPLFEGLGLQQQIQFIPVDVVGQTAPFFIANVLRVIPCIDDARCERVEYWKPEDGAPDRVGDYRLVRGLRIDPSKAGDADIFRPKGWSSVLLVSERLKEALEDPRVGGIRFTEV
- a CDS encoding DUF2381 family protein; translation: MRPTPCGLVPLLLALTGSPEEPPSFQVISPETPARPEMIPEVTPAPEGRERAVRAPETPEATGSTGPEDDARQVRVLPEAPARPLTERAGDYETGLFARLVLSGRLGWSGVTLSRPMDAKGMTEGGELIAWDQLIHRAETLAVVSAALKLSAASTRPWVPTEAWLLDTKGERVGRFPVWMGVPMLYPGGRCIVVVEVELVPGASPRTLRLELREKDGGRVVAIGEMEL